From Erwinia pyri, a single genomic window includes:
- the glgA gene encoding glycogen synthase GlgA, protein MQVLHVCSEIFPLLKTGGLADVVGALPAAQIAEGIDTRVLLPAFPDLKKGIPDTQIVATLQTFAGPVDLLYGKYDGVGIYLIDAPELYDRPGSPYHDESQFAYTDNYLRFALLGWMGCELASGADPHWRPEVVHAHDWHAGLTCAYLAARGRPAKSVFTVHNLAYQGLFAAKHLEEIQLPPSFFNMYGLEFFNQISYLKAGLFYADHVTAVSPTYAREITLPEFGYGMEDLLRQRQLEGTLTGILNGVDPAIWDPAHDLLLNARYNRDVLDAKIENKRQLQITMGLKIDDKVPVFAVVSRLTKQKGLDLVLEALPGLLEQGGQLVLLGAGDAVLQQGFLAAAAEYPGQVGVQIGYHEAFSHRIMGGADVIMVPSRFEPCGLTQLYGLKYGTLPLVRRTGGLADTVNDSSLENLADGIASGFVFEDSNAWSLLRAIRRTFVLWSRPSLWRYVQRQAMGMDFSWQVAAVAYRDLYQRLL, encoded by the coding sequence ATGCAGGTTTTACATGTCTGTTCAGAAATTTTCCCGCTATTAAAAACTGGCGGGCTTGCTGATGTTGTTGGGGCATTACCGGCGGCGCAAATTGCAGAAGGCATTGATACCAGAGTCCTGCTGCCGGCGTTTCCTGATTTGAAAAAAGGGATCCCCGATACGCAGATCGTGGCAACGCTGCAAACGTTCGCTGGCCCCGTAGATCTTCTCTATGGGAAATACGATGGCGTGGGGATCTACCTGATAGATGCCCCGGAATTATATGACAGGCCCGGCAGCCCCTATCACGATGAGTCGCAGTTCGCTTATACGGATAACTATCTCCGTTTTGCCTTACTGGGCTGGATGGGATGTGAGCTGGCCTCGGGGGCGGATCCGCACTGGCGGCCGGAAGTGGTGCATGCACATGACTGGCATGCCGGCCTTACCTGCGCCTATCTGGCGGCAAGAGGAAGGCCAGCAAAATCGGTGTTCACCGTGCATAACCTGGCTTACCAGGGGTTGTTCGCTGCGAAACATCTGGAAGAGATCCAGCTTCCGCCATCATTTTTCAACATGTACGGGCTGGAGTTCTTTAACCAGATTTCCTACCTGAAAGCGGGCCTGTTCTATGCCGATCACGTTACGGCAGTCAGCCCAACCTATGCCCGTGAAATCACCCTGCCGGAGTTTGGCTACGGCATGGAAGATCTGCTGCGGCAGCGGCAGCTGGAAGGGACGCTCACCGGGATCCTCAACGGTGTGGATCCCGCTATCTGGGATCCGGCGCACGATCTCCTGCTGAACGCGCGTTACAACCGTGACGTGCTGGATGCCAAAATAGAGAACAAGCGTCAGCTGCAAATTACCATGGGCCTGAAGATCGATGACAAGGTACCGGTCTTTGCAGTAGTTAGCCGCCTGACCAAGCAGAAAGGGTTGGATCTGGTGCTGGAAGCGTTGCCTGGCCTGCTGGAGCAGGGCGGACAGCTGGTGCTGCTGGGTGCCGGTGATGCGGTGCTGCAGCAAGGATTCCTGGCGGCGGCGGCGGAGTATCCCGGACAGGTGGGCGTGCAGATTGGTTACCACGAGGCTTTCTCACACCGAATCATGGGTGGCGCGGATGTCATTATGGTGCCAAGCCGCTTTGAACCCTGCGGGCTTACGCAGCTCTATGGCCTGAAATATGGCACGCTGCCGCTGGTCAGACGTACCGGCGGCCTGGCCGATACGGTTAATGACAGCTCGCTGGAAAACCTGGCCGACGGCATCGCCAGCGGATTTGTCTTTGAGGACAGTAACGCCTGGTCGCTGCTGAGAGCGATCCGCCGTACCTTCGTTCTCTGGTCCCGTCCTTCACTCTGGCGCTATGTTCAGCGGCAGGCGATGGGGATGGATTTTAGCTGGCAGGTGGCGGCCGTGGCCTACCGCGATCTCTATCAACGACTGCTGTAA
- the glgP gene encoding glycogen phosphorylase: MKAPFTYTAPTLSVEALKHSIAYKLMFTIGKDPSIANKHEWLNATLLAVRDRMVERWLRSNRAQLSQDVRQVYYLSMEFLVGRTLSNALLAMGIYEDAQAALDEMGFNLEDLIEEESDPGLGNGGLGRLAACFLDSLATLGLPGCGYGIRYDYGMFKQNIVDGRQAESPDYWLEYGNPWEFQRFNTRYKVRFGGRIQVEGSRSRWLETEEVQAMAYDQIIPGFDTDATNTLRLWSAQASNEINLGKFNQGDYFAAVEDKNHSENVSRVLYPDDSTYSGRELRLRQEYFLVSATVQDILKRHWMMHQTYDNLGDKIAIHLNDTHPVLAIPELMRLLIDEHKFSWDDAFEVTCQVFSYTNHTLMQEALETWPVDMIGKILPRHLQIIFDINDYFLKTIQDYYPDDWELQSRISIIDENNGRKIRMAWLAVIVSHKVNGVSELHSNLMVQSLFADFAALFPGRFCNKTNGVTPRRWLALANPSLSGVLDEAIGRNWRTELGQLDELKQHIDYPSFLAEISESKLHNKKRLAEYIAQKMDVVIDPNALFDVQIKRIHEYKRQLLNVLHVITRYNRIKADPEADWVPRVNIFAGKAASAYYMAKHIIHLINDVANVINNDPQVKNKLKVVFIPNYSVSLAQIIIPAADLSEQISLAGTEASGTSNMKFALNGALTIGTLDGANVEMLEHVGEENIFIFGNTTPQVEELRKSGYSAHKFYEQDAELHQALTQIGTGAFSPQEPGRYRNIFDSLVNLGDHYQLLADYRSYVDTQDKVDELYRHPDEWTRKALLNIANMGYFSSDRTIQEYADEIWGIKPIRL, translated from the coding sequence ATGAAAGCACCTTTCACCTATACCGCACCGACACTCAGCGTTGAGGCGTTGAAACACTCTATTGCCTATAAGCTGATGTTTACCATAGGGAAGGACCCTTCCATTGCCAACAAGCATGAGTGGCTTAACGCCACGCTGCTGGCAGTCCGCGACAGGATGGTGGAGCGTTGGCTGCGATCGAACAGGGCGCAGCTTTCCCAGGATGTGCGGCAGGTCTACTACCTGTCAATGGAGTTTCTGGTAGGCAGAACGCTCTCTAACGCGCTGCTGGCGATGGGCATTTATGAAGATGCGCAGGCCGCGCTTGATGAGATGGGTTTTAATCTTGAAGATCTGATTGAAGAAGAGAGCGATCCGGGATTAGGTAATGGCGGCTTAGGGCGGCTGGCGGCCTGTTTCCTGGACTCCCTGGCGACGTTAGGTCTGCCGGGGTGCGGCTACGGTATCCGCTACGATTACGGCATGTTCAAGCAGAACATTGTTGATGGTCGTCAGGCGGAGTCTCCGGACTACTGGCTGGAGTATGGTAACCCGTGGGAGTTCCAGCGCTTCAATACCCGCTACAAGGTGCGTTTTGGCGGAAGAATTCAGGTGGAAGGCAGCCGTTCCCGCTGGCTGGAAACGGAAGAAGTGCAGGCGATGGCCTACGACCAGATCATTCCCGGTTTCGATACGGACGCCACTAACACCTTACGGCTCTGGTCGGCGCAGGCCAGTAATGAAATCAATCTGGGTAAATTTAATCAGGGCGACTACTTTGCGGCGGTGGAAGACAAAAACCACTCTGAAAACGTCTCCCGCGTTCTCTATCCCGATGATTCCACCTACTCCGGGCGCGAGCTGCGGCTGCGTCAGGAGTATTTCCTGGTCTCCGCCACGGTGCAGGACATTCTGAAGCGTCACTGGATGATGCACCAGACCTACGACAATCTGGGCGACAAAATCGCCATTCACCTCAACGACACCCACCCGGTGCTGGCGATCCCCGAGCTGATGCGGCTGCTGATCGACGAGCACAAATTCAGCTGGGACGATGCGTTTGAAGTGACCTGTCAGGTGTTCTCTTACACCAACCATACGCTGATGCAGGAAGCGCTTGAAACCTGGCCGGTGGATATGATCGGCAAAATATTGCCGCGCCATCTGCAGATTATCTTTGATATCAACGACTACTTCCTGAAAACCATTCAGGACTACTATCCGGACGACTGGGAGTTGCAGTCGCGTATTTCCATCATTGATGAAAACAACGGCCGGAAAATCCGGATGGCCTGGCTGGCGGTGATTGTCAGTCATAAAGTGAATGGCGTTTCTGAACTGCACTCGAATCTGATGGTGCAGTCGCTGTTTGCGGACTTCGCCGCGCTGTTCCCGGGCCGCTTCTGCAACAAGACCAACGGCGTGACCCCGCGCCGCTGGCTGGCGCTTGCTAACCCCTCCTTATCTGGCGTGCTGGATGAGGCGATAGGGCGCAACTGGCGTACCGAGTTAGGGCAGCTTGATGAGCTTAAACAGCACATTGATTACCCGAGCTTCCTCGCCGAGATCAGCGAGTCCAAGCTGCACAACAAAAAGCGGCTGGCTGAGTATATCGCGCAGAAAATGGATGTGGTTATCGATCCCAATGCGCTGTTCGATGTGCAGATCAAACGTATTCATGAGTACAAACGTCAGCTGCTCAATGTACTGCATGTCATCACCCGCTATAACCGCATCAAGGCGGATCCGGAAGCGGACTGGGTGCCACGCGTCAACATCTTCGCTGGTAAGGCGGCTTCGGCTTACTATATGGCGAAGCACATCATTCATCTGATCAACGATGTGGCGAATGTGATCAACAACGATCCGCAGGTGAAAAATAAGCTGAAGGTGGTCTTTATCCCCAACTACAGCGTCAGCTTGGCGCAGATCATCATTCCGGCAGCCGATCTCTCTGAGCAGATTTCGCTGGCTGGTACTGAAGCTTCCGGCACCAGTAACATGAAGTTTGCCCTGAACGGCGCGCTGACTATCGGCACGCTGGATGGCGCGAACGTCGAGATGCTGGAGCATGTGGGCGAGGAAAATATCTTTATCTTCGGCAATACCACGCCGCAGGTAGAGGAGTTACGCAAAAGCGGTTACAGCGCACATAAATTTTACGAGCAGGACGCAGAGCTGCATCAGGCCCTGACGCAGATAGGCACCGGTGCCTTCAGCCCGCAGGAGCCAGGCCGCTACCGTAATATTTTTGATTCGCTGGTGAATCTGGGTGACCACTATCAACTACTGGCAGATTACCGCAGCTATGTGGATACTCAGGACAAGGTAGATGAGCTTTATCGCCATCCGGACGAGTGGACGCGCAAAGCGCTATTGAATATTGCCAATATGGGGTATTTCTCTTCCGACCGGACGATTCAGGAATATGCAGACGAGATTTGGGGCATTAAGCCGATTCGTCTGTAG